In Bacillus sp. Cs-700, one genomic interval encodes:
- a CDS encoding TVP38/TMEM64 family protein: MTSKTILKGLALTALIIVIYLLNQYVFDFRPSHIRGWISSFGFYAPLIFLLICIGRPFVLFPTSILSISGGLVFGPLLGTVLAVVGGSIGALLFFSLARKLGMNILPKSWKRRGENLEKRLSEKGFLYVLLLRLVPFLHFDLVSYVCGVSNVNRRKYYLATLLGMLPGAIALNFLGASFLSNNISSVIIAAAVLLLLLLVSLYIRRKAFGPSVEEELK; the protein is encoded by the coding sequence ATGACTAGTAAAACAATTTTAAAAGGATTAGCATTAACGGCACTGATCATTGTTATTTATTTACTAAATCAATATGTATTTGATTTTAGACCTTCTCACATTCGTGGTTGGATTTCCTCATTCGGCTTTTATGCCCCATTAATTTTCCTGCTTATTTGTATTGGTCGTCCCTTTGTTCTCTTTCCTACATCGATCCTTTCGATCAGTGGTGGATTAGTATTTGGCCCCCTGCTTGGTACAGTTCTTGCTGTGGTTGGTGGCTCCATCGGAGCTCTTCTTTTCTTTTCGTTAGCAAGAAAATTAGGGATGAACATTCTACCAAAATCTTGGAAGCGGAGGGGAGAAAACCTGGAGAAACGATTATCGGAAAAGGGTTTTCTTTATGTCCTGTTGTTGCGTCTCGTGCCTTTTCTTCATTTTGATTTAGTTAGCTATGTTTGTGGGGTTTCGAATGTGAATCGAAGGAAATACTATTTAGCAACACTGCTTGGGATGCTACCAGGCGCCATTGCGTTGAATTTTCTTGGCGCAAGTTTTTTATCAAATAATATTTCATCAGTCATTATTGCTGCTGCAGTATTGCTTCTATTATTACTCGTAAGTCTATATATTCGCAGAAAAGCATTCGGACCTTCTGTTGAAGAAGAACTGAAATAA
- a CDS encoding sulfite oxidase-like oxidoreductase, which translates to MKKADRIRKMKVPKANEKYGDRLPPGQVLTERFPILHEGDVPTYDMTTWDLKVFGNVASEFSLSYDELLALPQKKVTCDIHCVTRWSRFDNTFEGVLMKDFIKELDIKPESNHVMLHGDHNYTTNIHLTDLLEDHVILAHSIDGEKLTAKHGWPLRLVVPHLYFWKSIKWIRGIEFIEADSPGFWEQNGFHNHADPFIEERFSGEDLDIPEDEWEKKDFD; encoded by the coding sequence ATGAAGAAAGCAGACCGGATTCGGAAAATGAAAGTACCTAAAGCAAACGAAAAGTATGGAGATCGTCTTCCTCCAGGACAGGTATTAACGGAAAGATTCCCTATTCTCCATGAAGGAGATGTACCAACTTATGATATGACAACGTGGGACTTAAAGGTGTTTGGAAATGTAGCGAGTGAATTCTCTCTTTCCTATGATGAACTTCTTGCATTACCACAGAAGAAGGTGACATGTGACATACACTGCGTTACCCGATGGTCTCGCTTTGATAATACGTTTGAAGGCGTATTGATGAAGGACTTTATAAAAGAGCTCGATATTAAGCCTGAGTCGAATCATGTTATGCTTCATGGAGACCATAATTACACGACAAATATTCACCTTACCGATTTATTAGAAGATCATGTTATACTTGCTCACTCGATCGACGGTGAGAAGCTAACAGCGAAACACGGATGGCCGTTACGTTTAGTCGTTCCACACCTTTATTTTTGGAAAAGTATTAAGTGGATAAGAGGGATTGAATTTATTGAGGCGGACTCACCTGGTTTTTGGGAACAAAATGGTTTTCATAATCATGCTGATCCATTTATAGAAGAACGTTTTTCTGGTGAGGATTTAGATATACCTGAAGACGAATGGGAGAAAAAGGATTTCGACTAA
- a CDS encoding ABC transporter substrate-binding protein encodes MKRKVTFIIATLLFIVACGNSETNETGNKEVLSKEWDEIVTSSKGTEVNLFMWGGDEGINQYIDKWAAPRLKEEHNITLNRQPMNTEEFMQKLLTEKKANKNEGTIDVIWINGSNFKNAKNADLLLGSFSKKLPHFQEYIGTQDQNANYDQGTEIDGLEAPWGNVQFVFHYDSSKIDIPPSTLGELKQWIHDNPGMFTYPNVSDFTGNTFVKHLLMKGAGEESSLLSKAFDKKVIQDSEEYVWNYLNDIKSDLWRNGETYPESLTKLDTLYSQGEILMTMGFNEARAESLIENGTFPDSTKSFVLKDPGSISNTHYLSIPFNSPNPEGAMTVINFLESPEAQIAKMDPKMWGEGTVLNFDKLSEEDQQMIENLNRGESVLSTEVLNEYKLPDIDTGYTEWINNEWANRIIEQ; translated from the coding sequence ATGAAGCGAAAGGTTACATTCATCATTGCAACGCTACTTTTTATTGTTGCATGTGGGAATAGTGAAACCAATGAAACGGGTAACAAAGAGGTATTGTCAAAGGAGTGGGATGAAATCGTAACCTCCTCTAAGGGAACAGAGGTTAATCTCTTTATGTGGGGAGGAGATGAAGGGATTAATCAATACATTGATAAGTGGGCTGCCCCACGATTAAAAGAAGAACACAATATTACTCTTAACCGTCAACCGATGAATACTGAAGAATTCATGCAAAAGCTTTTGACAGAGAAAAAAGCAAACAAAAATGAGGGTACGATTGATGTCATATGGATTAATGGCTCAAACTTTAAAAATGCTAAGAATGCAGATTTATTACTAGGGTCTTTCTCAAAGAAATTGCCCCATTTCCAAGAATATATTGGAACTCAGGACCAAAATGCTAACTATGACCAGGGAACGGAGATTGATGGTTTAGAAGCTCCATGGGGAAATGTTCAGTTTGTTTTTCATTACGATTCAAGTAAAATCGACATCCCTCCTAGTACACTTGGTGAATTAAAACAGTGGATTCACGATAATCCTGGGATGTTTACGTATCCTAACGTTTCTGATTTTACGGGCAATACATTTGTGAAGCACCTTCTCATGAAGGGCGCAGGTGAAGAGTCAAGTCTTCTATCTAAGGCGTTTGACAAAAAAGTTATTCAAGACTCTGAGGAGTACGTCTGGAACTACCTTAATGATATTAAGTCTGATCTTTGGCGTAATGGTGAAACATACCCTGAATCATTAACCAAACTTGATACGCTTTATAGTCAGGGCGAAATCTTAATGACGATGGGCTTTAATGAAGCAAGAGCTGAAAGTTTAATTGAGAATGGAACGTTTCCTGATAGCACGAAGTCATTTGTTCTGAAAGATCCTGGCTCGATTTCAAATACACATTATCTCAGTATTCCATTTAATAGCCCAAATCCAGAAGGAGCTATGACGGTTATTAATTTTTTGGAGTCGCCAGAAGCTCAAATAGCTAAAATGGATCCTAAGATGTGGGGAGAAGGAACGGTTTTGAATTTCGATAAATTGAGTGAAGAGGATCAGCAAATGATTGAAAATCTTAATCGAGGAGAAAGTGTTCTTTCAACAGAAGTCTTAAACGAGTATAAGCTACCAGACATAGACACAGGTTACACGGAGTGGATTAATAATGAATGGGCGAATCGGATTATTGAGCAATAA
- a CDS encoding CDP-alcohol phosphatidyltransferase family protein, producing MLDTHARKYVQPLMDRTSDSLLRIGLSANQVTVISFIIGISSGIFIYLDYYVWAVIVLWASGFLDAVDGTMARKTKPSAFGTVLDVSFDRVVEISVILGLAFRFPEAMWALLLLSTSIIFAMTIFLTVGAVSEKKGIKSFYYQAGAAERTEGFILFTAMILFHNFLVILTLAFVAIELFTAFQRLAEAKRILG from the coding sequence ATGCTTGACACTCATGCAAGAAAATATGTTCAGCCTCTAATGGATCGCACTTCAGATTCGCTACTTCGTATAGGTTTATCGGCTAATCAAGTAACGGTCATCTCATTCATTATAGGTATTTCATCTGGTATATTTATTTACCTTGATTATTATGTTTGGGCGGTTATCGTTTTATGGGCTTCAGGTTTTCTTGATGCTGTGGACGGCACAATGGCTCGGAAAACAAAGCCATCTGCTTTTGGCACCGTATTGGATGTGAGTTTTGATCGAGTAGTTGAAATTAGTGTCATATTAGGTCTTGCTTTTCGATTTCCTGAAGCAATGTGGGCGCTGTTATTATTAAGTACTTCCATCATTTTTGCCATGACGATCTTCCTTACAGTAGGGGCTGTTTCAGAGAAAAAAGGAATCAAATCATTTTATTATCAAGCTGGGGCTGCGGAGAGGACAGAAGGTTTTATTCTATTTACAGCAATGATTTTGTTTCACAACTTTTTAGTTATTTTAACACTAGCGTTTGTAGCAATTGAATTATTTACTGCTTTTCAAAGACTAGCAGAAGCAAAAAGGATATTAGGATAG
- a CDS encoding ABC transporter permease subunit, whose amino-acid sequence MRLFLKGLGKKELATSFMLILFIILFILPFITIGLKSVSVGWRWPALLPNGLSLDAWRSIMKDPKLVESLITTFKVAFLVVLLNILIAIPAARVLSHYTFKGKSIIEGLLLSPILIPGILLAMGLQFTMIQYGIADKMIGVVFVHLIPTLPYAIRVMRAGYERMGSSLYEQASVLGAGLFTRFFTIALPLLLPSIRSLMLLTFVISLGQYALTAIIGGGTVITLPMLYYPYFSSSNDAVIAGFSILFALLPLLFIGFVEVIMRLVIRAVNRV is encoded by the coding sequence ATGAGATTATTTTTGAAGGGTTTAGGGAAAAAGGAGTTAGCAACTAGTTTTATGCTTATTCTGTTTATCATATTATTCATCCTCCCCTTTATAACAATAGGGTTGAAAAGCGTTTCTGTAGGATGGAGATGGCCAGCGTTATTACCAAACGGACTAAGTTTAGATGCATGGCGGAGTATTATGAAAGACCCTAAATTAGTCGAATCACTTATTACAACGTTCAAGGTTGCGTTTTTAGTTGTATTATTAAATATACTTATTGCTATACCAGCGGCAAGGGTGCTCTCTCACTATACGTTCAAAGGGAAATCAATTATTGAAGGACTGTTGCTATCTCCTATTTTAATCCCTGGCATTTTACTTGCAATGGGACTTCAATTTACAATGATACAATATGGTATAGCTGACAAGATGATAGGCGTTGTCTTTGTGCATCTGATTCCTACACTACCTTATGCGATTCGTGTCATGAGGGCAGGGTATGAGAGGATGGGAAGTAGTCTATATGAGCAAGCATCTGTACTAGGAGCCGGTCTATTCACGCGTTTTTTTACAATTGCACTACCTTTATTACTACCAAGTATTAGAAGCTTAATGCTTTTAACTTTTGTTATATCGTTAGGACAATATGCGCTAACAGCTATTATTGGTGGAGGTACAGTGATTACCCTACCGATGTTATATTACCCCTATTTTTCGAGTTCGAATGATGCAGTTATTGCAGGATTTTCAATTCTTTTTGCTTTGCTTCCCCTTCTATTTATTGGTTTTGTGGAAGTTATAATGAGGCTGGTTATTCGAGCTGTTAATCGCGTTTGA
- a CDS encoding copper amine oxidase — MDWKKGLLIVPLSFSLLIPTAGAFAADHEKQMDKPTVETPGADLRADLGHLLSEHAYLAVETMRKGAEGSADFEASAGALSENTEDLTAAITSVYGEEAGAEFNEIWSNHIGFFVDYVKATGNEDEDAKQKALDSLDGYKEDFSMFLENATGERLEADTLSEGLQAHINQLIGAFDSYVAGDYEMAYEKEREAIAHMQMVAKGFSGAITDQFPDKFENTKAVTPASDLRATLGHLLSEHAGLAMMTMQNGIDGSEDFDASAAALSENTDDLAAAITSVYGEEAGNQFKEMWSGHIGNFVEYVQATGAEDEEAKEAAMKALENYRADFSSFLETATEGRLEAGALSEGLQMHVTQLISAFDNYTMEDYDAAYDSVREAYAHMYMPAKGLSGAFVDQFPDKFAMEAMPTDMPKTGMGGSAEQQMPIEWIVAAILATMAATGVIVRRKMQNS; from the coding sequence ATTGACTGGAAAAAAGGGCTTCTAATTGTTCCACTTAGTTTTTCACTTCTAATACCAACAGCAGGGGCATTCGCTGCTGATCACGAGAAGCAAATGGACAAGCCAACAGTTGAAACCCCAGGAGCTGACCTTCGTGCGGATCTTGGTCATTTACTTAGTGAGCATGCTTATCTTGCAGTTGAAACAATGAGAAAAGGTGCTGAAGGGTCTGCCGATTTTGAAGCTTCTGCCGGAGCCTTAAGTGAAAATACAGAAGATCTTACAGCCGCGATTACATCTGTTTACGGGGAAGAAGCTGGTGCTGAATTTAATGAAATTTGGAGTAATCATATCGGATTCTTTGTTGATTACGTGAAAGCAACTGGGAATGAAGATGAAGATGCAAAACAAAAAGCGCTAGATAGCTTAGATGGTTATAAAGAAGATTTCTCCATGTTCCTTGAAAATGCAACTGGTGAACGTCTAGAAGCCGATACGTTATCCGAAGGACTTCAGGCCCACATTAATCAATTGATAGGCGCATTCGATAGCTATGTAGCTGGAGATTATGAAATGGCTTATGAGAAAGAACGTGAGGCTATTGCGCATATGCAAATGGTTGCTAAAGGATTCTCTGGAGCTATTACAGACCAGTTTCCAGATAAATTCGAAAATACAAAAGCCGTAACGCCAGCATCGGATCTTCGTGCAACTCTAGGTCACCTTTTATCTGAGCATGCTGGGCTTGCTATGATGACGATGCAAAACGGTATTGACGGATCTGAAGATTTCGATGCTTCTGCTGCAGCATTAAGTGAGAATACGGATGATCTCGCAGCTGCCATTACTTCCGTCTATGGTGAGGAAGCAGGAAATCAATTTAAAGAAATGTGGTCTGGACATATCGGTAACTTTGTCGAGTACGTTCAAGCAACAGGAGCTGAAGATGAAGAAGCAAAAGAAGCAGCGATGAAAGCATTAGAAAACTATCGAGCTGATTTCTCAAGCTTCCTTGAAACAGCTACTGAAGGAAGACTAGAAGCGGGTGCATTATCTGAAGGACTTCAAATGCACGTTACCCAGCTAATTTCTGCTTTTGATAACTATACGATGGAAGATTATGATGCTGCTTATGATTCTGTTCGTGAAGCTTACGCACATATGTATATGCCAGCAAAAGGTTTATCAGGAGCTTTTGTAGATCAATTCCCGGATAAATTTGCTATGGAAGCGATGCCTACTGACATGCCGAAAACAGGTATGGGTGGAAGTGCCGAACAGCAAATGCCAATCGAATGGATTGTTGCAGCGATTCTTGCAACAATGGCAGCAACCGGTGTGATTGTTCGTAGAAAGATGCAAAATAGTTAA
- a CDS encoding ABC transporter ATP-binding protein yields MNQLLQCRNIYKKFSNTSILQNLSFHLEEGEHFTVVGPSGCGKSTLLRCLAGLENLDEGDIYLREKSIVRLRPENRSVVLMFQDSLLFPHLTVLENVTYGLKRKKVSKTERVSQAERMLKKVKLFKWKDAFPHELSGGQKQRVSLARALVLKPDLLLLDEPFSSLDATLRESLRGEVKDLLREEGITSLFITHDRDEAIEMGDRLAVMFEGRFIQIGHPYDVVTNPSSMESAKIIGEGLALEEGFIPISKLKAIPVQNKPSIQDFTFVSGKVSAITVKNNIECYRISWEQGSVLAMSDSRLVVGQEVLLSAKREEMKKYSTQKDQWGLAQ; encoded by the coding sequence TTGAACCAGCTATTGCAATGTAGAAATATTTATAAGAAATTTTCAAATACATCCATTTTGCAAAACCTTTCGTTTCATCTCGAAGAAGGTGAGCATTTTACAGTTGTTGGGCCTTCAGGGTGTGGTAAGAGTACACTCCTCAGGTGTCTTGCTGGTTTAGAAAATTTAGATGAAGGAGACATTTACTTAAGAGAAAAGTCAATTGTGAGATTGAGACCAGAAAATCGATCGGTTGTTTTGATGTTTCAGGATTCGTTATTATTTCCTCATTTAACCGTATTAGAAAACGTGACTTATGGTTTGAAAAGAAAAAAAGTATCAAAAACCGAGCGTGTGAGCCAAGCTGAACGAATGTTAAAAAAAGTGAAGCTGTTTAAATGGAAAGATGCCTTTCCACATGAGTTATCAGGTGGTCAAAAACAGAGAGTATCACTTGCGAGAGCGCTAGTGCTGAAACCAGATCTACTTTTATTAGATGAACCGTTTAGCTCACTTGACGCTACACTACGAGAATCACTTCGTGGTGAGGTGAAAGATTTATTAAGAGAGGAAGGGATCACTTCACTGTTTATCACTCATGACCGTGACGAAGCGATTGAAATGGGCGATAGACTTGCGGTTATGTTTGAGGGCAGATTCATCCAAATTGGTCATCCTTATGATGTTGTCACAAATCCTTCATCTATGGAGAGTGCTAAAATTATTGGAGAAGGTTTGGCTCTAGAAGAAGGGTTTATTCCTATTAGTAAATTAAAAGCTATTCCAGTTCAAAATAAACCTAGTATCCAGGATTTCACCTTTGTTTCAGGAAAGGTAAGCGCGATTACAGTGAAAAATAACATAGAATGCTATCGTATCTCATGGGAACAGGGAAGTGTTCTTGCCATGTCAGATAGTCGTTTAGTTGTTGGCCAAGAAGTGCTGTTAAGTGCTAAGAGGGAAGAAATGAAAAAATATTCGACTCAGAAAGATCAGTGGGGACTTGCCCAATGA
- a CDS encoding ABC transporter permease subunit, with protein sequence MNGRIGLLSNNWKKSLYLLPAIAITLLLVGYGSWSAVAQSFQTIDGEWTIAAYAELFSSDAFFHSLKLTFRVAILSTLLSLVIGLVMTRLLYELFKDSTWKLLVWIPMLIPHFVAGYLVFLFLSQSGLLSSLLYQIGALENRANFPVLVQEEFGIGIILTYVWKEVPFVILMLLPVYYEIDHRYSEVVRTLGGSNWDSFRTVELPWLLPVLIETSVILVAFVASAFEIPYLLGVTRPEMLPVRAYEWFYNGDWSKRPLAFSAMILPGVIALLLATLSIGAVQKHRLRMIKGRSR encoded by the coding sequence ATGAATGGGCGAATCGGATTATTGAGCAATAACTGGAAAAAAAGTTTATATTTATTACCTGCGATTGCAATCACATTGTTACTGGTAGGGTATGGATCGTGGTCAGCGGTAGCTCAAAGTTTTCAAACAATAGACGGAGAGTGGACAATCGCAGCATACGCGGAACTTTTTAGTAGTGATGCTTTTTTCCATTCTCTTAAATTAACATTTCGAGTTGCTATTCTGTCAACCTTACTATCGTTAGTGATAGGATTAGTAATGACAAGATTGTTATATGAATTATTTAAAGATTCAACGTGGAAGCTACTTGTATGGATACCGATGTTAATCCCGCATTTTGTTGCAGGATATTTAGTGTTCCTGTTCCTTTCGCAAAGTGGACTGCTTTCTTCTCTGCTTTATCAAATAGGGGCGTTAGAAAATCGAGCAAACTTTCCAGTTCTTGTTCAAGAGGAGTTTGGAATCGGGATCATTTTAACCTATGTTTGGAAGGAAGTTCCTTTTGTAATTCTCATGCTTTTGCCTGTTTACTATGAGATCGATCACCGCTATTCAGAAGTTGTTCGTACGCTGGGTGGAAGTAATTGGGATTCTTTTAGAACAGTTGAATTACCATGGTTACTTCCCGTACTCATAGAAACTTCAGTAATATTAGTTGCATTTGTCGCTTCTGCGTTTGAAATTCCATACTTATTAGGAGTCACACGACCAGAAATGCTTCCGGTCAGAGCGTATGAATGGTTCTATAATGGTGATTGGAGCAAGCGGCCACTTGCTTTTTCAGCTATGATTCTTCCGGGTGTGATCGCCCTTCTTCTTGCGACCCTTTCTATCGGAGCTGTGCAAAAACATAGGCTTAGAATGATAAAGGGGAGAAGCAGATGA
- a CDS encoding GNAT family N-acetyltransferase translates to MIERATIEERDFILSNSIQSVNEGTTNPGIVKEEKALEIVSSILDRGGYHLIYRDKGEIAGWVLLGENTDYFTESKHGFIYDVFVFPKFRGKGYSKQLVQASIENFKEQGYEEIRLNVYSSNFAKYIYKDIGFRELQTIMVYK, encoded by the coding sequence GTGATCGAACGAGCGACAATCGAAGAAAGAGATTTTATTTTGTCGAATTCCATTCAATCTGTTAACGAAGGAACGACAAATCCAGGTATCGTAAAAGAAGAGAAAGCACTTGAAATAGTATCTTCCATACTTGATCGAGGTGGTTACCACCTCATTTATCGGGATAAAGGAGAAATTGCTGGTTGGGTACTACTTGGAGAAAACACCGATTACTTTACAGAAAGCAAACATGGTTTCATTTACGATGTATTTGTTTTTCCGAAGTTTCGTGGAAAAGGGTACTCTAAGCAACTTGTGCAGGCGAGTATTGAAAATTTCAAAGAACAGGGATATGAGGAGATTCGTTTGAATGTGTATTCCTCTAACTTCGCAAAATACATTTATAAAGACATTGGTTTTCGAGAACTTCAAACGATCATGGTTTATAAATAG
- a CDS encoding GNAT family N-acetyltransferase, with protein sequence MLLFHKQSGMFIGSSGLHRFDWNVRKFEIGYWIDSNYSGEGYMTEAVQGIVKFAIQELRAKRIEIRCNAENWKSRKVAERCFFQLEAILKNNSQSVDKSKLIDTYVYAITTE encoded by the coding sequence CTGCTGCTCTTTCATAAACAATCTGGTATGTTCATTGGCTCTTCTGGTTTGCATCGTTTTGACTGGAACGTTCGTAAGTTTGAAATCGGTTACTGGATTGATTCGAACTATAGTGGAGAAGGATATATGACGGAGGCCGTTCAGGGAATTGTTAAATTTGCGATTCAAGAACTTCGTGCGAAAAGAATTGAAATCCGTTGCAATGCTGAGAATTGGAAAAGTAGAAAAGTAGCAGAACGATGTTTCTTTCAGCTTGAGGCGATTTTGAAAAATAATAGTCAATCAGTAGATAAGAGTAAGTTAATCGATACCTATGTTTATGCCATAACGACCGAATAG
- a CDS encoding LysE family translocator: MDVTLILSFLGAAVLLTIMPGPDNLFVLAQSITQNKKAGIATSLGLCSGLLVHISAAAVGISAILYQSSFAFTIVKLIGAAYLLFMAYEAFKERNESSKLQNQPSRTYFSLYKKGIVMNVLNPKVSLFFLALLPQFIDHQAGSPTFQMFLLGLVFIVQALIIFSLISVYSGKLASYITGNLTLLRRFNLTKAALLAFIGIQIAFSKN; this comes from the coding sequence TTGGATGTTACGCTCATTTTATCATTTTTAGGAGCTGCCGTTCTCTTAACAATCATGCCAGGTCCTGATAATTTATTTGTGTTAGCTCAAAGTATCACTCAAAATAAAAAAGCAGGAATTGCTACCTCCCTAGGGCTTTGTTCAGGCCTTCTCGTACATATTTCTGCTGCAGCTGTCGGAATATCCGCGATTCTTTACCAATCTTCATTCGCCTTCACTATCGTGAAATTAATTGGGGCTGCTTATTTACTGTTCATGGCTTATGAAGCTTTTAAAGAGCGAAACGAATCTTCTAAGCTTCAGAACCAACCATCTCGAACTTATTTTTCTCTATATAAGAAGGGCATAGTAATGAATGTCTTAAATCCAAAAGTTTCTTTGTTCTTCCTTGCTCTCCTACCACAGTTCATTGATCATCAAGCTGGCTCTCCCACCTTTCAAATGTTTTTATTAGGTTTGGTGTTCATTGTTCAAGCACTTATTATTTTTAGTCTGATTAGTGTTTATTCTGGAAAACTAGCAAGCTATATTACTGGGAATTTAACGTTGTTAAGAAGATTTAATCTCACGAAAGCAGCGCTACTCGCTTTTATTGGTATTCAAATTGCCTTCAGTAAAAACTAA